A stretch of DNA from Gemmatimonadota bacterium:
CTGGAGCAGGTTCTCGGCCTGCAGCAGCACCACTTCTGCTCGCCCGCGCTCGACGGCCGCCTGCTTTTCCTCGAGGGGGATGGCCGCGCCCACCGCGACCCGCGCCTGCGCCAGCTTCAGCGTCTCTTCCGCGCGCTGCAACTCCTGACGGGCCAGCGCGACACCATCCCGGGCACGCAACGCCGTCAAGTACTGCCGCGTCACGGCGGCGGCCAGGGTGAACTCCGCGGCGCGCGTCTCCGCTTCCGCCGCGCGCTGGGCGGCCCGCTCGCGGCCCAGGCGGAAGAACGTCGCCGCTCCGAGCTGGTAATTCAGCCCCAGGTAGTAATCGGAGAGGTAGTAGGCGGGCGTTTCATCGAAGCCGATGTCCTCGGCCGTGAAAATGCCGAAGCGCGGCCGACCCCTGGCCTGGTATTGCAGGCCGGTACTGGCGAAGGCGGTGGGCAGCAGCCCGCCGTACGCCTCGCGCACCCCCCAATCGGCAGAGACTTCGTTGTTCTGTTGCGAGAGGAATTCGGGGTTATGCCGTCGCGCCAGCGCAATGGCCTCATCCAGGCTCAGTGTCGCGGGCGACTGCTGCGCCCGTCCCGCCGCAGGACACAGGGTCAGGGCAAGGGCAAGACCCCCGAGCACCCACCGCCTGCGGGGGTTGGCGGCCGTCGAAAGCACTGGTCATCTCCTTACGGATGAAATGGGATTTACCGGCCGATTCCCTTACGGAGGGCTCCGCTCCGCGGTTTCAGAAAGAGAGCAGCGCAGGGCGCCGTTTCCGCCCCGTGAAACTTACCGGTTTCAGGCGCCGGATCAAGCCAGTGTCGGGCCCCCCGGCCCCCCGGGCCCCCCCAAGGCCCCGGGGTTGCCCGCTTCAAGGGGTGGGTGGCGGTGTGGTGCGCACGGCGCGGTAGGCGCGGGCGGGAATCTCCAGGCGCAGCACGCGTCCGGCCCGGTCCACCCATACATGGTGCGTCACGCCGTCCGGCAGATCGATCACCAGGTGTCGGGCTTCCACCGCGCTGCCCTCGAGGTCCAGGGGCCCGACGCTGCGCGACGTCACTTGCGCCATGACCTGCCGGCTCTGCCGCGGAATGAGGAGCGGCACGCGCTGCGCCTTGCCGTCCCCGAGACGCTGGGCCAGGAAGTAGTAGTGGTGAGCGACCCCCTCGTCGACCAGCACGGCGCCGTCACTGGCGAGGTATTCCCGCATCATCTCGCCGGCGGGCGAGAGGATCTTGGCGCTGAAGCGCCCACCTACCACGCGGCCGGCAATGCGGCGGGATTCTGCGCCGTCCAGCTTCACCTGGTAGGCGGACGGCCGCAGTGCGGGTCCGGCGACCTCGAGCAGCGCAGTGATCTCTTCGCCGGCGGCCGCGGTGTCCAGCACAATGCGCCCCTGCGCAATCACGCTGGCCAGCGCGCCACTGCCGTTGCGGCGTATCGAGAAGCTCTCCGTGCCTGCCGGCTTCCCATGCACGGAAAGGCGGAACGCGCCTTCATCCAGCGACACGGTTTGCGCGGCTCCGCTGCCGGCCCACCCAGCGGCCGTGAGCAGGGCTGCGGCGAGGAGCCATGTTTTCGGGAGCACTGGCGCCATTCCAACCTCCGTTTGGGGAAGCCAGGCTCCTTCCTTTACCCCGCTACATGGTATCTGATTCCCGGTCCCCCGCCCCCTGGAACACGGCGCGCCGGATCGCGTCCAGGATGCGCTGATAGATCCGCTCCCCCTTGGCCGCGCTGGCCGCGCTGGGGTAGCCCACCGCGCCCGCGCCCCCCGGCGGCGGAACAGGCAGGCCGCCGCGCAAGTAGCGGCGGAATTCCTGGGGCGGCAGCTCGAAGTCACGGGCGCGATCCATGCGCACGAGTTCGGGGTAGAGATAAAGCATCACGGAGGTTTCCGCCTCGTCGCCGTGCAGTGGGCCGGGTTGTTTTTCCAGCAGGTCGGCGATGTCCACGTCCCAGGCTTCCACCACGCGGACGCGCGCCCGCTCGGTGAGCAGGCTCGCCAGCGCCTCGAGGTGGGGATCGTGCCGGTGCGCGGTCACCAGGATGAATTCCAGCACCCCGTGCTCTTCCCAGCGGGCGAGCAGCTCGTTGAGGGTTCGGTGCAGCGTTTTCTTGTGCAGCGAAGCGGTGCCGGCGAAGGCGCGCTCGGTGCGCACGTTGACTCCGTAGTAAAGAGTAGGCGCACGCAGCACGGCGAACTCCCGGGAGAGGTCCATGGCGAGTCTGCGGGCAATCAGGACATTGCTGCCCAGCGGCAGGTGGGCGCCGTGCTGCTCGAGGGCGCCCACGGGCATGATGAGGCGCGGGTCGCGTGCGAGGTGCGCCGCCACGTCGATCCAGCTCAGCTCGTCCAGGCTCAAGGCCAGCTCTGATTCGCCCATGCTGCCGGCTCCAGACTCGGAGGGGTGTTGATCCGTCGCGTCCTGGCGCCCGGCGTAGCCGCGTATGCCGGAGCGCTTCTTGCGCTCCTGTGGGCGCGGACACTCGAGCCCGCGTACCTGGCGGGCGCGCTCGCAGCCGCGGCTGCAGGCGCGGCCCTGCTCCTTCGCTCGCGCCGCGCGCGGCGCGGGTTGCCGGCTGCGCCTGCCGACCGCTGGGTATACGCCGCACTCCTCACGCTGGCGTTGGCCGCCGTGGCCGGCCTGATCAGCGCCCGGCGGCTGGGCCGGCTGCCGGCAGAGTGGCCGCAGCACATGGCGGCCCGCCAGGCGCGCCTTGCCGCCACCCTGGACCGCGAGGTGTCGCGCGTGCTCGAGCGCGCCCGCCTTGCCGCCGAGCAGGCGGCCGCCAGTGCGGATCAGGGCGGAGCCGCCCTGTTCGCGGGGTTGGCGGAGCTCCGTTCCCGGACCGGTGTGGACGCCCTGGCCGTCTTTGGCGAATCGGGCGAGCTCGTGGCCTGGGCGGGCGAGCACCGCGGCGTGCTGCCGCTGCGCATCAAGATCGGCGGCCCCGGCATTGCCTACGAGGATCGGCCCCTTTTCAGCTACCTATACGTCTCCGCTGTGGGCCGGGAAAGGGGCGGCCGGGCCATGGCGGCAGTGCTGCTGTCTGCTGATCCGCTGCTGCGCGACCGCGAGCCGGCAGACCTGGCGGGGCGCTTCGAGGCGCGGACCGGGGCGCGCCCCGCGTTCCTCCCCGGGCCCGGCCCGCGCGCCGATTGGTCCATGGTGCAGGGACGCGAGGTGGTATTTCACGCTCGCTTCCAGCCGGTCACCCAGGGGGCGTGGCGGGCGGGAGTAGCGCGCGCCGGCCGGCGCTGGGTGACTCTGGGCGCAGGCGCAGCGCTCGTACTCCTGCTGATCGGCTGGCTGCGCGCTGCCGGCGGCGCCGAAGCTACGGCGCGCTGGCCGCGGCAGGCGGCCGCGCTGGGCGTGCTGGCGGCCATCGCGCTGACGCCCTGGAGCGAGGTGCTGGGCGCGGAGTCCCTCTTTTCCCCGGGCCTTTTCCTGCTGCCCGTTCCTGGCAACGTCTCCCTCGGCACGTTGCTCGCCCTGCTGCTTCCGGCGGCCTGCCTGGCCGCCGCGCGGCGGCCCGCGCCACTCGAAGGCCGTGCACTTCTGGCTGCGGTCCTGCTGGGCGTTCTCTCCGTAGCGGTTGGATTCGCTGCCGGAGTGCGGCTGCTGCTTGGCGGCGCTTCACCAGCGCTGCTCGAAGGGGGGGCGGGGGTGGCGCTCCTGTGGGGCGGTCTGCTCGGAGCGGGCGTGCTCCTGCTGGGCACGCTGGCCGGGCTCGCGCTGCCGCAGGCTGCGGCCCCGCCGGGCCACGCCGGCCGGCACGTTCGATCCCTGCTCCTGGCCCTCGGCCTGGCCGCCAGTCTGGCGCTCATGCTCTGGGGCGCGCTGCGCTGGCGGCCGGAACGGGCGCTGCCGCCCTGGAGCCCGGCGTTGTGGGCCGCGCCCTTGCTGCTGCTCGCGCTCGCACTGGCACGGGAGGCGGGGCGCGGCAGCCGCCTCATTCGCTGGCTCGCGGCCGGGTGGCTCGCGGCCACTGCCGTGATCCCGCAGCTCTGGGCGGCTCAGATGCATGCGCGGTTCCAGGCGGCGGAGCGGGAGCTGGCCGCGCTCGGCAGTCGCGCCGACCCCTACCTGGACTACCTGCTGCGCCGGTTTGCGGAGGAGGTGGGTCAGGCGGCGCAGGCCGGCGGCGAGCAGCGCGGGACGGAGCTGCTCTACCGCGCCTGGGTGCGCAGCGGACTGGCCGGCGAGGCGTACCCTGCCCAGGTCACGATGTGGACTCCTGACGGCCGCGTCGACGTCGAGCTGGAAGTGGGGAGTGGCGGCGCGTCGCGGCGCAGTGGCAGCGCGGGGGTCGTCAGTGGAATCGTGAGCCAGGCTCGCGCCGTGGGCCGGCCAGTGTGGCGCGCGCAGGCAGATGCTCCGGGCCTCGACCGCGTGCTGGCCGTGCCGCTCGCTGATGGCCGGGTCATCAGTGTAGTCGTGCCGCCGCGTCGCAGCCTCGAGGCCGCCGGCGCGTTCCCGCCGCTGGCCGTGGGGGAGCCGCGGCCGGAAGCCCGCCTCACGCTGGTGCCGGCGCGGTCGGCCGAGCCGACTCCCTCCTCGCGGATCCGCTGGCATCCCACTGACCAGGGTTGGCGCAGCGAAGCGATCGTGCGATACCCGGAGGGCGAGTACCACGCGCATCTCGAGCTGCGGTTCCCGCCCATGGGGGTGCGGCTTGCGCGCGCGATCCTGCTGCTGGCCCTCAGTTTGGCCGGGCTCGCCCTGCTGTGGGTGGCGGGGCGCGTCGCCCGTGGGGAGCCGCCTGGGCCGCCCGGCGGCTGGACGGCGTGGCTGGGGGGGTTCCGCGCCCGCGTCACACTGGCCCTCTTCGCCTTCTTCCTGCTGCCCACGGCGCTCTTCGGGCTGGTCGCCTACCGCGCCCTGGCCGGCGAGGTGGCGCGGGCGGCCCGCATGGTGGCCGAGCGGGCAGTGGCTCAGGCCGCCGCGGCGTTCCCCGATTCTACCCGGGAGCTGGGTCTGGTCCGGGCGCGCACTGGTGAAGAAGTGCTGTATTACCTGGGCGGCGAGCTGGCCAGTGCGTCATCGCCCCAGGCGCTCACCATGGGTGTGTTTGGCGCATGGATGCCGGCCCGCGTGTATCAGACGCTGGTCGAGAGCGGCGAGGAGATCAGTGCGGTGGAAATGCGCCGGCTGGGGCGGCACCCCTACCTGGTGGCGTACCGGCGGTTCTCGGCCGGCGCACTGGCTGTGCCCGTGTCACTCGCGGCGGGCGACGCTGTCGTTCGCCAGCGCGAGCTGGCTCACTTGATCCTCTTTGCGGCCCTGCTGGGCGGGCTCCTCTCACTCACCCTGTCGGTGGCCGTCGGGCGGGCGCTGGCCGGTCCCATCGGACGGCTGCGCCGCGCGGCTGGAGCGGTGGGGGCCGGCCGGCTCAGTGCGCGGCTGCCCGAGGACCGGACTGACGAGTTTGGCGAGCTCTTCCGCTCCTTCAATCGCATGGTGCGGCGGCTGCGCCGTGCCCGCGCGCAGGAGCTGCATACGGCCCGCGTGCTGGCCTGGGGCGAAATGGCGCGGCAGGTCGCACACGAGATCAAGAACCCGCTCACCCCGATCAAGCTCTCGGTGCAGCATCTGCGGCGCGCGTTCGCGGACCGGCGTCCGGATTTCGACCAGATCCTGAACACCAGTGCGGAGCGCATGCTGACCGAGATCGACCGGCTCAGCGACATCGCCCGCGCCTTTTCCCGCTATGGCGCGCCGGCGGAAGCCGCAGGCCCGCTCGAGGAGGTGGACGCCACCTCCGTGGTGCGCGAAGCTCTGACGTTGTACGGCGTGGGTGAGGGTGGCACGCGCTACCTCGAGCAGGCGGAAGCCGGGCTGCCGCCCGTGCTGGCCCGCGGCGCCGAGCTGAGAGAGGTGCTGCTCAACCTGCTGGAGAACGCGCGCTTCGCGCTGGACGGCCGCGGCACCGTGCGGGTCACAATCGCGCGCGCGGGCGGGAACGTCGAGCTCATCATCAGTGACGATGGGCCCGGCATCCCACCCGACCTCTTGCCGCGCATCTTCGAGCCCCAGTTCTCCGCCCGCTCGGCCGGCACCGGGCTGGGCCTGGCCATTGTGCGGCGGCTCGTCGAGGGCTGGGGGGGCAGCGTCACGGCCGAGACGAGGCCGGGCGGCGGCACCGCCGTGCGCGTCCGCCTCCAGCCCGCCGGCGCTACCGGTGAGTCCGATAGTTGATGACGCGCTCCGCGCCCTCCAACTGCGGGTCGCGAACACGGAGCGAAACGACGTCGCCGGGCTTGAGCGCGCCGGCAATACGCTCGACATCGCGGGCCGTCTCCACCTTCTGCCCGTTGATGCTCAAGAGCAGCAAACCAGGCCGCACATTGGCCTGAGCCGCGGAGCCGAACGGCCGGACGCCGCTGATGACGACGCCGCGCCGCTCCCGCAGCTCGAGGCGATCGGCAAGCGTGGGCGTGAGCGTCTCGACCTCAAAGCCCAGAAGCTCCTCGGCGCCGGGCCGCCCCCCTCGTTCGCGCTCCCGCGCCGCTGCCGTCTCGAACTCGCCCAGCTCGACATCTACCACGAGACGCCGGCGCTCGCGGATCAGCGTCAGCTTCACCCGCTCCCCAGGCCGGCGCCCGGCGAGCATGGTCTGCAGCTCGGTGGCGTCCTCCACGGCCTGCCCGTCCACGGCCATAATGACATCACCTGGCTGGAGCCCCGCCCGAGCCGCGGGCGTCCCGGACTGGACGGACGTGACCTCTGCGCCCGCGATCTTCTCCAACCCGTAGACTTCCGCGTCCACCGCGGTGACGGCCTCGATGGTCACGCCCAGGCGCGGCCGGCGCACGGCGCCGAACTCGATGAGGTCCCGCGCGACGCGGCTGCCCAGGTTGATCGGGATGGCAAAGCCGGCGCCAGCGAAAACGCCGGTCGGCGACGTGATGGCCGTGTTGATGCCGACGACCCGCCCCAGCAGGTCGACCAGCGGGCCGCCCGAGTTACCCGGGTTGATGGCGGCATCCGTCTGGATGAAGGCCTCGAGCGGCGCCTGCCCCACCTCCTGCAGTATCCCGAGACTGCGGCCCTTGGCGCTGACAATGCCTGCCGTCACACTGAAAGTGAGGCCCAGCGGGCTGCCCAACGCCAACACCCAATCGCCCACCCGCAACTGCTCGGCGTCGCCAAACTGGGCCGTGGGCAGGGACTCCGCCTTGCTCGGGTTGATCTTGATGACCGCGACATCGGTGTTGGGATCGCTGCCGATGACCTCGGCCACGAACTCGCGGCCGTCCACCAGACGGACCGTCACCTCGGCTGCATTCTGCACCACGTGGTTGTTGGTCATGATGTAGCCGCGCTTGTCGAAGATGAAGCCGGAGCCCTGACCTTGCTGCGGCGGGAGCTCCATCTCCTCGTCGGGACGCAGCTCGGGGAAGAAGCGGAAGAAGGGGTTGGGGACCCGGCGCCGGGCCACGCGCGCTTCCTGCTCCACACGAACGAAGACCACGGCTGGCAGTGCCCGGTCCGCCGCCGCGCGAAAGGCGCCCGAAAGCCGTGCCGCCGTAGCCGTATCCAGTACCGCCGGAACGGCACCCAACTGTTCGCGCACCTCCGACCTCACGCCGTCGCGCTCCTGGGCTTGAGCCACCTCGCCCCGGCCGCAGCCGGGCAGCGTAACTGCCAGCGCCGCCAGCATCCAACGCACGCCGCTGATCCTCGACATCCGCACCTCCAGAGTGGTGATCGGCAGGGAAGCCGGCCGAAGGAGCCTCCGCTAACCTCCGGGCTGCAGGCGGCGTGCCCAGCGGGGCTAGCCGCCTGGCGCGCCCCCCCTTGCGGAATCCGCGCCGCCGATCCAGCCGAATGATGAAACCGGTGTATAAGATGCGCGGCGCCCGGTTTTGTTCCACACCCACCCGCCGCGCCGTTCTTCGATGCGCGCCTGCTCGCTCAGGGTTGCTCCCCCTGATCCCGCTACCGCTCAGACTCCCACTACCACTCCGACTCCGACTACCGCTCCGACTCCCACTCCCGCCCCAACCCAACTGCCGCTCCCACTCTTCCAACTCGATTTCCCGTACC
This window harbors:
- a CDS encoding Do family serine endopeptidase, with amino-acid sequence MSRISGVRWMLAALAVTLPGCGRGEVAQAQERDGVRSEVREQLGAVPAVLDTATAARLSGAFRAAADRALPAVVFVRVEQEARVARRRVPNPFFRFFPELRPDEEMELPPQQGQGSGFIFDKRGYIMTNNHVVQNAAEVTVRLVDGREFVAEVIGSDPNTDVAVIKINPSKAESLPTAQFGDAEQLRVGDWVLALGSPLGLTFSVTAGIVSAKGRSLGILQEVGQAPLEAFIQTDAAINPGNSGGPLVDLLGRVVGINTAITSPTGVFAGAGFAIPINLGSRVARDLIEFGAVRRPRLGVTIEAVTAVDAEVYGLEKIAGAEVTSVQSGTPAARAGLQPGDVIMAVDGQAVEDATELQTMLAGRRPGERVKLTLIRERRRLVVDVELGEFETAAARERERGGRPGAEELLGFEVETLTPTLADRLELRERRGVVISGVRPFGSAAQANVRPGLLLLSINGQKVETARDVERIAGALKPGDVVSLRVRDPQLEGAERVINYRTHR
- a CDS encoding creatininase family protein translates to MGESELALSLDELSWIDVAAHLARDPRLIMPVGALEQHGAHLPLGSNVLIARRLAMDLSREFAVLRAPTLYYGVNVRTERAFAGTASLHKKTLHRTLNELLARWEEHGVLEFILVTAHRHDPHLEALASLLTERARVRVVEAWDVDIADLLEKQPGPLHGDEAETSVMLYLYPELVRMDRARDFELPPQEFRRYLRGGLPVPPPGGAGAVGYPSAASAAKGERIYQRILDAIRRAVFQGAGDRESDTM
- a CDS encoding HAMP domain-containing histidine kinase; protein product: MIRRVLAPGVAAYAGALLALLWARTLEPAYLAGALAAAAAGAALLLRSRRARRGLPAAPADRWVYAALLTLALAAVAGLISARRLGRLPAEWPQHMAARQARLAATLDREVSRVLERARLAAEQAAASADQGGAALFAGLAELRSRTGVDALAVFGESGELVAWAGEHRGVLPLRIKIGGPGIAYEDRPLFSYLYVSAVGRERGGRAMAAVLLSADPLLRDREPADLAGRFEARTGARPAFLPGPGPRADWSMVQGREVVFHARFQPVTQGAWRAGVARAGRRWVTLGAGAALVLLLIGWLRAAGGAEATARWPRQAAALGVLAAIALTPWSEVLGAESLFSPGLFLLPVPGNVSLGTLLALLLPAACLAAARRPAPLEGRALLAAVLLGVLSVAVGFAAGVRLLLGGASPALLEGGAGVALLWGGLLGAGVLLLGTLAGLALPQAAAPPGHAGRHVRSLLLALGLAASLALMLWGALRWRPERALPPWSPALWAAPLLLLALALAREAGRGSRLIRWLAAGWLAATAVIPQLWAAQMHARFQAAERELAALGSRADPYLDYLLRRFAEEVGQAAQAGGEQRGTELLYRAWVRSGLAGEAYPAQVTMWTPDGRVDVELEVGSGGASRRSGSAGVVSGIVSQARAVGRPVWRAQADAPGLDRVLAVPLADGRVISVVVPPRRSLEAAGAFPPLAVGEPRPEARLTLVPARSAEPTPSSRIRWHPTDQGWRSEAIVRYPEGEYHAHLELRFPPMGVRLARAILLLALSLAGLALLWVAGRVARGEPPGPPGGWTAWLGGFRARVTLALFAFFLLPTALFGLVAYRALAGEVARAARMVAERAVAQAAAAFPDSTRELGLVRARTGEEVLYYLGGELASASSPQALTMGVFGAWMPARVYQTLVESGEEISAVEMRRLGRHPYLVAYRRFSAGALAVPVSLAAGDAVVRQRELAHLILFAALLGGLLSLTLSVAVGRALAGPIGRLRRAAGAVGAGRLSARLPEDRTDEFGELFRSFNRMVRRLRRARAQELHTARVLAWGEMARQVAHEIKNPLTPIKLSVQHLRRAFADRRPDFDQILNTSAERMLTEIDRLSDIARAFSRYGAPAEAAGPLEEVDATSVVREALTLYGVGEGGTRYLEQAEAGLPPVLARGAELREVLLNLLENARFALDGRGTVRVTIARAGGNVELIISDDGPGIPPDLLPRIFEPQFSARSAGTGLGLAIVRRLVEGWGGSVTAETRPGGGTAVRVRLQPAGATGESDS